DNA sequence from the Suricata suricatta isolate VVHF042 chromosome 14, meerkat_22Aug2017_6uvM2_HiC, whole genome shotgun sequence genome:
ACAGGGTGAGGCTACCATACCCAGGGTTCCCAGGTCTTTTTTCTCCTTGGAGTTCACCCGCACCCGCTGGCTGATCCCAATCACTGGCTGCACAGCTGCTGCCTCACTCCGGGCAGGCAGGGCGTTGGCAGGAGCGAACACCTGCACCTCATCTCCACTTGGCACTTCAGACGCTTCCTCAGTTTCTGTTGTGGAGGTTGAAGGGGACTGGATGGTGGTCTCTGGAGGTGAAGTGTGAAATGTCTCTCATTAGCATAGCCTGAGTGAATTCCACAGCTGAAAATGGCTTGAGTATTGGGAGACAGGGGTCCACTTTAGAATACCTGTACACACTGAAATCAATCCTTGCCCCAGGAGCAAGACCAGGTCTGACAGGGTCACACTACAGTTGGGACAAGGCAAATGTGAGGGGAAGGACATAAGAAAGggcctctcctgcctcccacctcGTCTTCTGTTCAAATCCTTGCCATCTTCCAAGGCCCAGCTCAGTTGCCATCTTCTCCAGGGAGTCCCCCTCTGCACTAGGAAACAATCCATGACCCCTGTGAGCAGCTCACATTTACTGAGCCCACACTGTTTGCCAATCCCTATGTTTTACGCCTTACATATCCCATTTAATCTAAGCGTAGAGAACGGTCTTGCTGCCTCGGGAGCAACAACCCTTCGTTCTGGAGTCTGAGTCAAATCTGGACCCTGCCATTGCTTTCAATACATCGCTAAACTTCTCTGAGGCTCAGGTCCCACAAACAGTTTTTTTGCAGGAGGGGCTGTGAGTAGAGTGCCCTCACACACAGCATACGCTCCAAACGATCGCTAAACGCGGAGCGGCTCGCTAAGGGCGTGGGACCCGGGCTCCAGTCCCGAGGCTACGCACAGGAAGGGAGCGCGCGGCCAAGGGGCGGGGCCTTGCCTCCCACGGTTGTTTACAAGGCGCTCGCGAAAGATGAGCTCACTCAGAGAGGCGTCGGTGGCCAATGGGCTTTGGGCTCTGCGGCCTGGAGACAGCCCTGACCAATCGGACGGCGCGGGGGCGGGACGGGGCAGACCGGCGACGCGCGGACGCACGTGCGCAGCGGGTGTAACGGCCGCTCCCAAACTGCCCGGTGCCCTGGGGGCGCGGGGGTCCTGAGGGCTCCGGTGTCCGGGTGGGTACCTGGGCAGTGCAGGTCCTCGCAAGGCCACTTCTTGGGAGCGCCGGCTTCGCCCTTGACGTAGCACCAGGGCCCGCGAGGGTCCTGGTCCGGGTTCCGGCAATAGCTGTGGTTGCCGGCgtctgggaagggagagaaggcgCCATGGGACCCGGCCAGGGCCCAGACCGCGGCCGCCGCCCGCTTGCCGCCAGGGGCGGACACTCACCGGACTCAGGGTCAGAAGTCAGGCCGTTCTGCGCCTCCAGCCAGTTGAGACATCGAAGGCCCGGCGCTGGGGAGGGCTGGTCCGCCCGGTACAGGTGGCCCTTGTCCCAGAAGCAGCCTGTGAGGAAGAGGAGACCCCCGGACACTGAGTAGCCGGCAGGGAAGCCGAGTCTACCGCGGCTGGGCGACGCTGGGCCCGTCGGGGCTTCCCTGCCCTTACTTGGAAAACCCCACCTGCCTTGAAGGGTTGTTGTGACGcctgaaagagaagggagagaaggcgCTTCTAAAGCCCCTCGCTGGTGCCCGGCCCTCAGCACTCAGATGTTAGCTTGTtagcttttcatttcatttctttctttcttcccttttttcaacCCAGAAAGCAGTGCACAAGTGCAAGGGGTTGTTACTCTGGAACTTGTAGCCACTTTggaggagggtgtgggggaggcCTGGGTTTGGGTCCCATTTTGGAGATGTTTGGGGTTGGGGGCCAGACAGACCTGAAATTCATCCGTGTGGTAATTCCATGTTACATAAACTCGGGTATTCCTTTCACAGATAAGGCCACATTTGCACAGGCAACACTCCTTCCCAAGAGAATTCTTAAAAAGCTTTGATTCAGTCGGGCAAAAGACAGCCTCAAACGGAGGGAACCTGCCTCATCCCTGCCTGGATGTGACTCCAAACTCCCACTCCCCTCAGCAGGAGAGCCACAGGAAGAGGCTGGGGAAGAAGGGCCTGTGCCCTAATCACACGGTGCAAAGCCCCTGAAAAGAATACGACTTGGGGAGTAGGGGAGATGAACCCCCAATTCCATCCACTCAACCAcaggcaaggaaaaggaaaaagaaagtgactACTTGCCTTTGTTCTTAGTGGCAAATATGGAGCTGCAAGCCCCtgacaggaaaaggagaaagaaaaggaggggggggggggggaaagcagCCTTCATGGGATAACAGAAAACCAGCTGAAAGCTTCATTTCCTATCATCTTCCTGTCTAGCCTGGCCATGCTTGGGAAATAGGGAGCTTTACCCTCTCTACTTAAGTTGCTGCAGGAAGGAAAGATTGTAATCTCACCTCCAGATCCATAAGCTTCTAGGAGCATGTTGCTAATGAGGAGTGTTTGCACCCAGGCCAAAAGCATCCTCATCTCCTTCGTCTTGCAGGTGATTGACCAACCAATGTCCAGGGGGTCCTGTTGGCGTCGGTTCTGCCTCTCAGCCCCAGCCTTGCATTCAGACCTGCCCTTGTTATGCTCTTCTGGTAAACAGCCTCTCTTTAGAACTGGGAGCTTCCCAGCTAGCTTGCTGCAGCGAGGTGTTTTTCGGCTGAAAGGCGCCCCCTGGGTCCTAAGCCTCCTATACCAGGCAAGATCACTAAACCAAGAGAGAAACTCCgcccagagaagagaggcagaggttCAGTTTGTGCTTAGCGGAGGATCAGTTTGAGACCTACACTGACTGCATCCCCAGGGCTTTTCATCTCTTCTGTTTCCGTTTGTGTGAGTACAGAAAGAGTAACTCTGTCAAGAGGCATCATTGTAGGGAGAAGAGTTTGAAATTATAGTCACAAGGGTGGACAACATGCTAACTACACTAGCAGGAGGAACTCAAGACCACCAAGGGCACAAATAAAAGAGTATCTAGGTGGAAGTAACTATACCCGTTCCTGAAAAAGTAAAAGGGCCTTTGTGGTTTGTATGTTtttatgaacttaaaaaacaaaacttaaaaacaaaacacagggtcAGATCAGtcacttttctttgtttatatttgggTTTTTGGAGTGTCACATAGCTATATAGATGGGGTCTCTGTAGTTGAAAACACATGTTAGGCAAACATTGGGACATTTGCTCAGCTATATTTAATAGTCCACCCTTTCTGCCAGCCCTGAATTCATAGAGGAAGTTAAgtcaaatgtttgcttttttttcccactccACCCTGTGGGAAATCCATTCATAGTGATTTATATCCATCATTAAACCTCACCACATTCATATGACTTAGGCCTTCTGGAGTTAAACAGAAAAGTCCTCTTCCTGTTTGGCGACAATTTGAGTTCCCAGGCAGCCTCAGTAaatggagagagagcagagtgatTCTCCAAGACTACCTTGTGACTCAGGCAAATCTCAAAATAGAAATGAGAGACTGTTTCGATCCGAGGGCTTGTATCTTTAGGCAGTAATTTagggagcagaaaaaaaaacttccttaAATAAGTTTCAATAGCTTTATCAAGGAAGAAAGCTAATGTCAATCCAACTACTGTGAAGTGAATTTGAATTTATTACAGATTTCAGACACAGGACAGAgctaaatttatttactttttacagaGGTTTGCTGACTGTATTTGATTCCTTCAGTCCATTTAATAAAGCATGTTGCTTTGttgtttgtgagactgagccccagggcgggctttgtgctgacagctcagagcctggagcctgcttccaattctgtctccctttctctctgcccctcccccgctcatgctttgtttctgtctcaataataaatgaacatttaaaaatttaaaaataataaaacacgttgctttgtttttccaatcACCTTTCTGTCTCCCCACACAAGCTTCTGATCCTCTGACTCCTGACTTGGCCTATGCTAGAAATTACAGAGTCTgtaaatttacacacacacacacacacacacacacacacacacacacacacatatatatacacagatataccaaaaatttataatttaataattctaaCAATAATCaggggtatttttaaaaacacttttattttacaatttttttgagAACTTACTATATACTACATATAGTTCCAGATACTGAGAAGGTATCTGTGAACAAAATACTTGAAATCTCTGCCCTTATTGAGTTTATAATCTAGTTGggaaagataaatgataaatatataaagtgtcAGGTGGTCTTagtgttatgaaaaaaaaaaaatgaaagggtcAAGGAGACAGTAGTGGGGTTTATTTCACTTGCTAAAGAAAGCTGACACTATTTTCAGGGAACCAATAGGCTTTTCCTATAGGTAGAAGGCCAAAGAGGAAGGGTCCTTATTCCTTGCAGATCCTACTCTTACACCACTACAAGAGAAATAtgatttacattttgtttcaCTACATAAAGTATATAGGCTTGCAAAAATGAGAatgcagtttattatttttttgagaacgcagtttttaatttcatagtAGCAGGAGGTTCTTTTGGATTGATTCCTCAGCATCTAATCTATTGCCTTTGTATGCAGTGAGTGCTCAATTACTGTCTGATGAAGAGCTCCTCAGACTCTAACAGGCTACTTCTGCCACATTATAATACTTTCCCCTCCAGCTATGATAGAGACGGGCTATACGCAGGCCTGTTCTTATACTATTTTCAGATTATCTACCGTGCCCATATAGGGGTGCCAGTATTTCTTCCTCAGAATCTCAAAGCTTCTTTACCCCTTGCTGTTATCTAAGTATCCTTTTCAGAAAACTATCTGCTGTAATTTACACACCTTGATATacagaaaaaacatattttgtgcCATGTGTCTTATCAGGAACAGCACTACCTGGAAAAGGTGTAAGACAGGCcaagggagggtttttttttcagtttagtcatctctcctttttcttccctataaatatggtatttatcggtgtgatttgttttttcttttttcaggagtAACAGTCTTGTTTCTGAGTCGTATCTCAGAATACATATGTAAAGAAGAATTCTATTGTAATAGTTTGAGTACCTTCCTCAGGGAAATTGGATTTAGTTCAGAGATGGGCCTTTCATTATCACTGACGATGTTTTGGTCTTAATGATTTAGTTTTGAACTTTGTATCATGTATTGAAGCAATGTGGCCATATATCATGGCTTGTAGTTACTCcaaatttcatatttcttctgGAAATATTATTGCCATAATAGTGATACAGCACTACTCATATACTCATTTTGAATTGTTTATATCCCTGAaaacaacattgtgaatataatactcttattttactaaatatttcagTGATGCTTGACCCTTGGTTTCATATTAAATCAGTACTGATCCAGAGAGACAGCCATATTGTTAACTCAGGAAATAGCCTCCAAAGCATTTCCCAAGAAAGATGGGCAGTTCATCTTGGTAACAGAGTATGTTAGTGGAAGGGCTCTAATAAGGAACCCATAAAGTTGTTAAAAGACTTAAGAATCTTTTGTCAGCAAAAGAGGGCTAACATGTTGGTAAAAATCTTTGGAGTAAAATCTAATGAGTTGGCTCCAGCTATTCTCTCCATAATAATGTTCTTTCAAAGTagctacaggggcgcctgggcagcttattaggttaagcatcagacttcagctcaagttcatgatctcatggtttatgagttcaagccccacataaggctctgtgctgatagctttgCTGAaagatatttgaatatataattgAAAACTGAGCAGGGGATGATTTTATGAAGCttgttaaataatattccaatatCCAACCCCCAAGTCCATTTTCTTTGAAAGTATGGCCTTCATTGAgttagattatttccattttgatacagttaagtgtttaataaatgtttaaaggaaaggggaagggacatctggtagctcagtcggttggttaagcgtccgacttcagctcaggtcatgatgtcatgatctctcggtttgtgagttcgagccccacgtcgggctctggctctgtgctgaccgctcagagcctagagcctgcttcacattccgtgtctccctctctctctgcccctcccttgctagtgctctgtctctctctctcaaaaataaatatttttaaaaattaaaaaaaaaagaaaggggaaaagcagAGTACCACATAGACAAAGAATCTAATAAGCCTACAGAGAATAGTAATTTTTTAAGGGTAAACAAACAGCCAAGAGGACTTGTAGATCACAGGCCACTTTCAGAAACAGGACATTCCACACTGAGGAACCGAGAAGCCACCCAAAAGCAGAGAACTTGGGAGTATCGCATAACTGGatttgagaaaaaaagggaagaatacATTTCTGAAACATGAGTAGATTTTTACTTAGAAGCCAGTCTTAGAAAACATGGTTTTCACATGGAGGAAAACACAGCCTTCAGTGTTGCAGGGATAACATTAGAAACTATGAACTTAATTGGCTGGTAAGACTAGGGTATTGATATTTAAGGTAAATTAACCCAATAAGCTACaattatgtctcttttttttttaatgttttatttatttttgatacagagagagacagaacatgagaggaggaggggcagagagagaaggagacacagaacgggaagcaggttccaggctctgagctagctgtcagcacagagtttgacgcagggctcgaacccacgaacgtgaggtctgacctgagccgaagtcggaggcttaaccgactgagccacccaggggccccaattaTGTCTCTTTTGAAAAGGAATAGAATATCCTTCAATCTCAGCAAACCGGAGctgcagcttttaaaatttatcaacaCCCAGTGTGAGCTTTAGTGCTGACATTTAAAGCAAGAGAAGCAGTATGTCAAATAATTGAGAATGTAGGCTTTGGAAAGACCTGGTTCCAGTATCAGCACTACAGTACAGTCTGGGGCAAATTACTTAGCATCCATAATTCTGAGTTTTCTTAGCCTGTTATTATCGTGGTTAAGCGAATAGGTACCGATGTCAAGATTAAAATCCCAGCTGTCATTTACTAGCTATGTCATCTTAGGGAAGCTACTCAATTCtctatgactcagtttcctcaaatggagtttgagagggagaaaaacagtacCTATCCCATTGGATTGTTGGCATTCATTTAGCCCTGAATAAATTTTAGCTGGGTCAGTTTTTTGTGTCAGTAACctctaacttctttttctttttttaacatttattaagttttgagagatcatgagcaggagaggagcagagaaagagacacacagaattggaagcagactccagattctgagctagctgtcagcacagagcttgatgcggggctcgaacccacgaactgtgagatcatgacctgggccgaagtcagacgctcaaccaactgagccacccgggcgccccacctCTAACTTCAAAGCACTGAATATATTTGCCATCTTCCAGAAACTTAGAATCTGGTTATAAAGGTCGGGATGacacatatgaaaatgaaaataatataggaCATTTGTAAGTAGGTATTAAGGGTCTGATAAGACAATAAGGGTTTATTGACTCAATGATTATTAAACATCCACTGTACATCAATCAGGCACTACGTACTAAGGGTCTTTGTTCTCAAGAAGCTCATAATCTTATGATTGAAGAGATACTAGTAGGCAAAACAACAGTGAAATAAATGCTACAGTAGAGATTAGTACTGGGGGCTGTGGGAACTCACAGGAGGTGCATACGGTCTAGTTTTAAGAGGTTAGAGAAGatttatcagaaaaagaaaaatctgagtgGGGAAGGAGTTAGTGTTCTTGGTAGGTCAGACAATGTGCAGAAGCCTGGAAATGTAGCCTGTCACTGTGGCTAGTGGGGCATTTAGGGTAGTGATTAAAATAAGGCCCCAAACCATGAAGCCAAAGAGGTAAACACTTGCTGTCCAGGTTATGGAGGTTCCTGAGTGTTGACTTTATCCTGAAGGCAGTGAGGAGCCAgtaaaagttttttgtttgtttaggagCCAGTAAAAGTTTTAAGCAAGAAAGTGATATGTTTTAGCAAGATTACCCAGGCTGCAGGGTAGAGAATTGGAAGTCAAGACAGAAAGCTGGAAAACCGGCAAGGAGACTGTTGGACTAATGTCGGTAAGAGAGAATAGTGGAGCTGGACTCAGAATTAAGTCAGGTCACCTGGGTCTGAATCCTGCTGTGCCACTTAATAGCTAAGTGACTTTatgcaagttacttaaccacCCTGTGTCTCGGTTTCCTAATCGGAAAATTGGAGATGATAATAAAATTTGCCTTAGAAgcttgctgtgaggattaaagcACTGAGAACACATCTACCTGGCCCATAGTAAGTGCTCCACAAATGTAGGTAATGAGGCTGAAGAGATGCAAACTAGGAAGAATAAGACCCCATGACTGAGGGATGTCAGGAGCAAGTAGGAGAAGGGGAAGCTAAGGAAATCAGTTTCTGGTCTGGAAGCTTAAGAGATGGTGATGCCATTGACTGAGATAAGGAACAAGAGGAAAAGCAGGTTTCGGGGAGAGGCTGATAAAAAGCAGTCAAAGATGGGTAAATTGCAACCAGGAGAGTGTGATATTAACGAAGCTGAAGGAAAAGTGTtgcagaaaggagggaggggtcaGCATTATCAAAAGCTACCAGGAGGGTTGTGTAAGATAAGAGCTAAAAAGaattcatgctgacagcacagaacctgcttgggattctctctctctctctctctctctctctctctctctctctctctctctctccctctccctctctccctctctccctgcccctcttgctcatgctcatgctctctctctttctctcaaaataagtaaataaaattaaaagaaataaataaatatggggcacctgggtgggtcagtcagttaagcatctgacttcagctcaggtcatgacctcagttcgtgggttcaagcccatcaTCGAGctctgcagagtctgcttgggattctctctctgctcctccctgacttgtgttttatctctattccaaaataaatatataaactttaaaataggtaaaataaaaagaatccattGGTATAAGCAAAACGAAGGTCATAGGTGACTTTGTCAGGAGGAAGTTTAgtgttgggggctgggggagtaAAATGTTTGGATTATGGAAGGAAAAGATGATGAAGAGAGAAGGTGAGAATGGACAACTCCCTCAAGAAGTTTAGCTGAGTAGTGCTGGAAGTGGCTGGAAGGATATGGGCAAGGCCAACGTTGGACCAAATACACGGATTTGACTACTGGTAGGTAAATTTCTGAGTGGTTGTCCATTCATTCTAATTGACTCACAGTCATGCCAGGGAGGTTAAAAAAGGGAACTAATTTGAGGATAAGTAATGGATTTGGCCTTAGTGGTTTTGAATTTGACATAGGGAAATTGAATTTGACATATGCATGTAGAAATGCCCAGCAAGTAGTTTGATATGGGactaatgaacagaaaaatcagaGTAAGACATAGGTGAGTGGGGATGAGCTAAGGAGGAACCAAGCCAAAGGCAGGCTGGGAAGAAGACTCAGGAGCTCTGGATCTAGCCTTAGGTCTCATGAGCATAATGGAGTATGTGATCTACGTGAAGGCAGGTGCCAGTGGGTGGGAAACGGGTGTCAAAGTGGAGGTAAGAAACTAAGCCTCAGGGcgtagctcagtcacttgagcatctgactgccgtctcaggtcatgatctcgagattgagttcaagccccctgccgggctctgtgctgacagctcagagcctggagcctgcttcagattctgtatctccctctctctctgcccctccccaactcatgcactgtctctctctgtctcaaaaataaatattaaacattaaaaaaaattttttttaaagaaactaagcTGCAAATCCATACTTCATTGCTCATCAAGATCATTTGCAATAAACATAGTTGCTCAGAGATGGAGCCCAGGAGTTCTAATCCATAACggagaaggagcaggaaaggaaagccTGAGTTTGAAGTTGGAGCAATTGACCTTGGCCAAATTTAGACCTAGTGTAGGCAGTGACATGGCATGAACTCTGTGAGTTAGCTTTAGGAATGCAGTGCTTTTGCCCTAATCTTTGCTGtatcttcaaaatgtaaaaaaaaaaaaacaaaaaaaaacaacgcTCATCTGTGTATTTCAGGTATGCCAAGCCCTGACTGTGGTATTGCCCATCAATTACTTTTATCATTCAGGGTTGTAGTTAGCAtttgtatttatgtaaataatatgtatatcAGATGTTTATCTATTAAATATATGCTGGGTCTGGGAGTAACAAGGTAGCTGGGAAATATTTCTGTTCCACCTTTAGAATCCTGGTATTTCAGTCTACAATTACTGTTTATTCTCTCAGTCAGCAAACAGCTCTTGAGTACTTTCTGTGTCAGGGactgcttttccttttatttcagttCCTTCCTgggtgtttctctccctctccactgtCACGTGGACTATTCTATTCAAAACTTTCTTCACCTCTCTTTTCTCATGGGTTGGCTCCATCCTACCTCTCTTAAGAGATATCCTTTAAAGGATTTGTATGTCAGGAAATACtaataaatgttacattttcttcagattctgttacagtgtaatggagaaaagaaaaaaaaggaatcccaAATAAGATCATAGAATGATTGTGGCTCAAAGGAAATGCAAGGGCAGGAAAAATCAGCATCTTATTGCTCTGAGACCCAGCCATAAGAGATTGCTGCCCTAATTACCTCTGCAAAGCCCGGATTGCAGAAATGAGCAGTATTATGGATGCAAGAGGGTGTCATAAGGGGGTGACTTAAGATTGGCCCCAGCGTGTCAAGACCCTGAGTTCAATAATAGGAGGTTAAGTGCCAGCTTCAAACGCTCAGTGTATTCTCTGAGTTCTTAATGATATTTCTACCTGGAGCTTTCTCTTACATTTACCTTAATGGCTCAGTTGGAAGTCAGCCATCAGTGCTAAGTGTCTTGAGTTTTAtgcagtattggcagcaacttccTTATTATCCTgatattagaaatagaaaattttcccACTTGCAGTCAGGCTGTTGCTACCCAGGCAGTGGTGAAGCACTTCCACTTTCTAGTATCTTGTCCTCTCCAACACTGAGTGGCCTAACCTTTTGTCACCTTC
Encoded proteins:
- the PIK3IP1 gene encoding phosphoinositide-3-kinase-interacting protein 1 isoform X1, with amino-acid sequence MRMLLAWVQTLLISNMLLEAYGSGGCFWDKGHLYRADQPSPAPGLRCLNWLEAQNGLTSDPESDAGNHSYCRNPDQDPRGPWCYVKGEAGAPKKWPCEDLHCPETTIQSPSTSTTETEEASEVPSGDEVQVFAPANALPARSEAAAVQPVIGISQRVRVNSKEKKDLGTLGYVLGITMMVIIIAIGAGIVLGYTYKSATWKVIQDKD
- the PIK3IP1 gene encoding phosphoinositide-3-kinase-interacting protein 1 isoform X2, yielding MRMLLAWVQTLLISNMLLEAYGSGGCFWDKGHLYRADQPSPAPGLRCLNWLEAQNGLTSDPESDAGNHSYCRNPDQDPRGPWCYVKGEAGAPKKWPCEDLHCPETTIQSPSTSTTETEEASEVPSGDEVQVFAPANALPARSEAAAVQPVIGISQRVRVNSKEKKDLGTLGYVLGITMMVIIIAIGAGIVLGYTYKR
- the PIK3IP1 gene encoding phosphoinositide-3-kinase-interacting protein 1 isoform X3; this translates as MRMLLAWVQTLLISNMLLEAYGSGGCFWDKGHLYRADQPSPAPGLRCLNWLEAQNGLTSDPESDAGNHSYCRNPDQDPRGPWCYVKGEAGAPKKWPCEDLHCPETTIQSPSTSTTETEEASEVPSGDEVQVFAPANALPARSEAAAVQPVIGISQRVRVNSKEKKDLGTLGYVLGITMMVIIIAIGAGIVLGYTYKRGKDLKEQHDQRVCEREMQRITLPLSAFTNPTCEIVDEKTIVVHTNQTPVDLQEGSAPLMGQAGTPGA